From a single Rutidosis leptorrhynchoides isolate AG116_Rl617_1_P2 chromosome 5, CSIRO_AGI_Rlap_v1, whole genome shotgun sequence genomic region:
- the LOC139847610 gene encoding uncharacterized protein, translating to MVQKRQLAAEEYDVSSKHLKLENSYQLVSCLEFPLKGITVDCFNKETSKSYYQFENCKTLDHPPVCDANPIHPVEHNPPKPRTLIKPEDTYRCLLRCPPLKQVPIGPECQADIPEWCGYTEYENKFIGSSVILMPELDPTVCSDDTVGKGRTDCCCEDSGSLRCVRQHIIEARENLKRRIGNERFSTLGFDTMGDFVACKWTEEDEQLFHEVVYSNPASLGKNFWENLADAFPSRTNREIVSYYFNVFVLQRRAEQNRFDPMNADSDDDEWQGNELSEEEDDDLCQDEIQKYGLSIKDSIFDYKDYDFQDDSCTSSEFQDSQTSDVNVECGKSLTNDDFIFNNSDSKVWDVGYFSFPCKTDFLPTGSMIEEIFGVNSLDFNVTDNNEEDSI from the exons ATGGTACAAAAACGTCAATTGGCTGCCGAAGAGTATGACGTTTCATCTAAGCACTTGAAATTGGAGAACAGTTACCAGTTGGTATCATGTTTGGAATTTCCTTTAAAAG GCATAACTGTTGACTGTTTCAATAAAGAAACTTCCAAAAGTTACTATCAGTTTGAAAATTGCAAGACTTTGGATCATCCTCCTGTGTGCGATGCAAACCCAATTCACCCCGTCGAACACAACCCGCCCAAACCGAGAACGTTGATTAAACCTGAAGATACTTATCGTTGTCTCCTAAGATGTCCTCCTCTTAAGCAAGTCCCAATCGGACCTGAATGTCAAGCCGATATCCCAGAATGGTGCGGATATACAGAATATGAAAACAAGTTTATCGGGTCATCTGTCATCCTAATGCCTGAATTGGACCCGACCGTCTGCAGCGATGATACAGTTGGAAAAGGGCGAACCGATTGTTGTTGTGAAGATTCGGGCTCTTTGAGATGTGTCAGACAACATATAATCGAAGCAAGAGAGAATCTTAAGAGAAGAATTGGAAATGAACGATTTTCGACCCTTGGTTTTGATACAATGGGCGATTTTGTTGCCTGCAAATGGACTGAAGAAGATGAACAACTATTTCATGAGGTTGTGTACTCAAATCCTGCATCTTTAGGGAAAAACTTCTGGGAAAATCTTGCAGATGCGTTCCCATCACGAACGAATCGAGAAATTGTTAGCTACTATTTCAATGTGTTTGTGTTGCAACGAAGGGCTGAACAGAATAGGTTTGATCCGATGAATGCAGACAGTGATGACGATGAGTGGCAGGGAAACGAGCTgtctgaagaagaagatgatgatttgTGTCAGGACGAGATTCAAAAATACGGGCTTAGTATTAAAGATTCGATCTTTGATTATAAAGATTATGATTTTCAAGACGATTCTTGCACGTCTTCAGAGTTTCAAGATTCACAAACGAGTGACGTGAATGTCGAGTGTGGTAAATCGTTGACCAATGATGACTTCATTTTTAACAACTCGGATTCAAAAGTATGGGATGTTGGGTATTTTTCGTTTCCTTGTAAAACTGATTTCTTGCCTACTGGTAGCATGATCGAAGAAATTTTTGGGGTCAACTCGTTGGATTTTAATGTTACAGACAACAACGAAGAAGACTCGATTTAG